A stretch of Lysobacter sp. K5869 DNA encodes these proteins:
- a CDS encoding YciI family protein has translation MKFMLIVKATADSEAGVMPSTELLTAMGAYNEELVRAGVLLGGEGLHPSSRGARVHFDGRARRVADGPFEAPGELIAGFWLIQARSLEEAVEWVKRVPNPDGSQSQIEIRQVFDAADFGDALTPELQAAEEQLREQVAGRH, from the coding sequence ATGAAATTCATGCTGATCGTCAAAGCCACCGCCGACAGCGAAGCCGGCGTCATGCCCAGCACCGAACTGCTGACCGCGATGGGCGCCTACAACGAGGAACTGGTGCGCGCCGGCGTGCTGCTGGGCGGCGAAGGCCTGCACCCGAGCTCGCGCGGCGCGCGCGTGCACTTCGACGGGCGCGCGCGCCGCGTCGCCGACGGGCCGTTCGAGGCGCCGGGCGAGTTGATCGCCGGGTTCTGGCTGATCCAGGCGCGTTCGCTGGAAGAAGCGGTGGAGTGGGTCAAGCGGGTGCCGAACCCGGACGGCTCGCAGTCGCAGATCGAAATCCGCCAGGTGTTCGACGCCGCCGACTTCGGCGACGCGCTGACGCCGGAGCTGCAGGCCGCCGAGGAACAGCTGCGCGAGCAGGTCGCCGGCCGCCATTGA
- a CDS encoding MFS transporter, whose protein sequence is MSSTTASTAPHSAPLTKDHRKVIFASSLGTVFEWYDFYLYGSLAVIIGKQFFGGLNETSQFIFALLAFAAGFAVRPFGALVFGRLGDMIGRKYTFLVTIVLMGLSTFLVGILPSYATLGILAPIILIVLRLLQGLALGGEYGGAATYVAEHAPNGKRGLYTSFIQTTATIGLFLSLLVIWGCRNYLGKDEFEAWGWRIPFWVSVILLGVSVWIRMQLAESPLFQQMKAEGKTSKAPITESFFSKNGKIALLALLGATAGQAVVWYGGQFYSLFFLTKTLGMDPNQADIFIAIALALATGGFVFFGWLSDKIGRKVIVLGGCLIAVLTYFPVFKAITHNVNPALEAAVAASPVTVTADPARCAFQFDPVGKAAFKQSCDVIKSALAKKGIPYNNAPGAAGSVATVSIGGTVLTSFEGEGLDSAAFKAQSEGFGKQLTEALGKAGYPAKADPAQINKPMVILLLTFLVLLVTMVYGPIAAWLVELFPTRIRYTSMSLPYHIGNGWFGGFLPFTAFAIVAATGNIYSGLWYPVVVAALTVVIGALFLPETKDRDITE, encoded by the coding sequence ATGTCCAGCACCACCGCCAGCACCGCCCCGCACTCGGCGCCGCTGACCAAGGACCACCGCAAGGTGATCTTCGCCTCCAGCCTCGGCACCGTGTTCGAGTGGTACGACTTCTATCTGTACGGCTCGCTCGCCGTCATCATCGGCAAGCAGTTCTTCGGCGGCCTCAACGAGACCAGCCAGTTCATCTTCGCCCTGCTCGCCTTCGCCGCCGGCTTCGCGGTGCGGCCGTTCGGCGCGCTGGTGTTCGGCCGCCTGGGCGACATGATCGGGCGCAAGTACACCTTCCTGGTCACCATCGTGCTGATGGGCCTGTCGACGTTCCTGGTCGGCATCCTGCCCAGCTACGCGACGCTCGGCATCCTCGCGCCGATCATCCTGATCGTGCTGCGCCTGCTGCAGGGCCTCGCGCTCGGCGGCGAGTACGGCGGCGCGGCCACCTACGTCGCCGAGCACGCGCCCAACGGCAAGCGCGGCCTGTATACGAGCTTCATCCAGACCACCGCGACGATCGGCCTGTTCCTGTCGCTGCTGGTGATCTGGGGCTGCCGCAATTACCTGGGCAAGGACGAATTCGAAGCCTGGGGCTGGCGCATTCCGTTCTGGGTCTCGGTGATCCTGCTCGGCGTGTCGGTGTGGATCCGCATGCAGCTCGCCGAATCGCCGCTGTTCCAGCAGATGAAGGCCGAGGGCAAGACCTCCAAGGCGCCGATCACCGAGAGCTTCTTCTCCAAGAACGGCAAGATCGCGCTGCTGGCGCTGCTCGGCGCGACCGCCGGTCAAGCGGTGGTCTGGTACGGCGGCCAGTTCTACTCGCTGTTCTTCCTGACCAAGACGCTCGGCATGGACCCCAACCAGGCCGACATCTTCATCGCCATCGCGCTGGCGCTGGCCACCGGCGGCTTCGTGTTCTTCGGCTGGCTGTCGGACAAGATCGGCCGCAAGGTGATCGTGCTCGGCGGCTGCCTGATCGCGGTGCTGACCTACTTCCCGGTGTTCAAGGCGATCACCCACAACGTCAATCCGGCGCTGGAAGCCGCGGTCGCCGCTTCGCCGGTCACCGTCACCGCCGATCCGGCGCGTTGCGCGTTCCAGTTCGATCCGGTCGGCAAGGCCGCGTTCAAACAATCCTGCGACGTGATCAAGTCGGCGCTGGCGAAGAAGGGCATCCCGTACAACAACGCGCCCGGCGCGGCCGGCAGCGTCGCCACGGTGAGCATCGGCGGCACCGTGCTGACCAGCTTCGAGGGCGAAGGGCTAGACAGCGCCGCGTTCAAGGCACAGTCGGAAGGCTTCGGCAAGCAGCTCACCGAAGCGCTCGGCAAGGCCGGCTACCCGGCCAAGGCCGATCCCGCGCAGATCAACAAGCCGATGGTGATCTTGCTGCTGACCTTCCTGGTGCTGCTGGTGACCATGGTCTACGGCCCCATCGCCGCGTGGCTGGTGGAACTGTTCCCGACCCGGATCCGCTACACCTCGATGTCGCTGCCGTACCACATCGGCAACGGCTGGTTCGGCGGCTTCCTGCCGTTCACCGCCTTCGCCATCGTCGCGGCCACGGGCAACATCTACAGCGGCCTGTGGTATCCGGTGGTGGTGGCGGCGCTGACCGTGGTGATCGGGGCGCTGTTCCTGCCGGAGACGAAGGATCGGGATATTACGGAGTGA
- the acs gene encoding acetate--CoA ligase has translation MSNPASVHPVDPAFAAQSRYTREEYERQYAESVRDPDAFWGRVAQRLEWFKPPSKIGNVSYDLNDFRIKWYEDGELNVSVNCLDRHLAARGDKTALLFERDDPNQPAERITYRELHARVCRLANALRHLGVAKGDRVTIYLPMIPEAVVAMLACARIGAIHSVVFGGFAPNSIADRIADCASKLVITSDEGLRGGKKIPLKANVDAALKLPGTNSVETVLVVRHTGAAVEMQMPRDRWYEAVVEGQSETCEPERMNAEDPLFILYTSGSTGKPKGVLHTSGGYLVYASFTHEAVFDLREDDVYWCTADVGWVTGHSYIVYGPLANGATALVFEGVPNYPDVSRFWNVIDKHHVTIFYTAPTAIRALMRDGDEPVKQTSRKSLRLLGTVGEPINPEAWRWYYDIVGDGRCPIVDTWWQTETGGILITPLAGAVDLKPGSATKPFFGVQPALVDANGKLLEGEAEGNLVLTASWPGQMRTVYGDHQRFIETYFKTYPGNYFTGDGCRRDADGYYWITGRVDDVINVSGHRIGTAEVESALVLHPKVAEAAVVGFPHDLKGQGIYAYVTLIAGEAPSEELRKELVAWVRKEIGPIATPDHLQWAPGLPKTRSGKIMRRILRKIAENAPDQLGDTSTLADPSVVESLVNERLGK, from the coding sequence ATGAGCAACCCCGCCAGCGTCCATCCCGTCGATCCGGCGTTCGCCGCCCAGTCGCGCTACACGCGCGAGGAGTACGAGCGCCAGTACGCCGAGTCGGTGCGCGACCCGGACGCGTTCTGGGGGCGCGTCGCCCAGCGCCTGGAGTGGTTCAAGCCGCCGAGCAAGATCGGCAACGTCAGCTACGACCTCAACGATTTCCGCATCAAGTGGTACGAGGACGGCGAACTCAACGTCAGCGTCAACTGCCTCGACCGCCACCTCGCCGCGCGCGGCGACAAGACCGCGCTGCTGTTCGAGCGCGACGACCCCAACCAGCCGGCCGAGCGCATCACCTACCGCGAGCTGCATGCGCGCGTGTGCCGTCTCGCCAATGCGCTGCGCCATCTCGGCGTGGCCAAGGGCGACCGCGTCACCATCTACCTGCCGATGATTCCCGAAGCGGTGGTGGCGATGCTGGCCTGCGCGCGCATCGGCGCGATCCACTCGGTGGTGTTCGGCGGCTTCGCGCCCAATTCCATCGCCGACCGCATCGCCGACTGCGCCAGCAAGCTGGTCATCACTTCCGACGAAGGCCTGCGCGGCGGCAAGAAGATTCCGCTCAAGGCCAACGTCGACGCGGCGCTGAAGCTGCCGGGCACCAACTCGGTCGAGACCGTGCTGGTGGTGCGCCACACCGGCGCCGCGGTCGAGATGCAGATGCCGCGCGACCGCTGGTACGAAGCGGTGGTCGAAGGCCAAAGCGAGACCTGCGAGCCCGAGCGCATGAACGCGGAAGACCCGTTGTTCATCCTCTACACCTCCGGCAGCACCGGCAAGCCCAAGGGCGTGCTGCACACCAGCGGCGGCTATCTGGTCTACGCCAGCTTCACCCACGAAGCGGTGTTCGACCTGCGCGAGGACGACGTCTACTGGTGCACCGCCGACGTGGGCTGGGTCACCGGCCACAGCTACATCGTCTACGGCCCGCTCGCCAACGGCGCCACCGCGCTGGTGTTCGAGGGCGTGCCGAACTATCCGGACGTGTCGCGCTTCTGGAACGTGATCGACAAGCACCACGTCACGATCTTCTACACCGCGCCGACCGCGATCCGCGCGCTGATGCGCGACGGCGACGAGCCGGTCAAGCAGACCTCGCGCAAGTCGCTGCGCTTGCTCGGCACGGTCGGCGAGCCGATCAATCCCGAGGCGTGGCGCTGGTACTACGACATCGTCGGCGACGGCCGCTGCCCGATCGTGGACACGTGGTGGCAGACCGAGACCGGCGGCATCCTGATCACCCCGCTGGCCGGCGCCGTCGATCTCAAGCCCGGCTCGGCGACCAAGCCCTTCTTCGGCGTGCAGCCGGCGCTGGTGGACGCCAACGGCAAGCTGCTCGAAGGCGAGGCCGAGGGCAATCTGGTGCTGACCGCGTCGTGGCCGGGGCAGATGCGCACGGTCTACGGCGATCACCAGCGCTTCATCGAAACCTACTTCAAGACCTATCCCGGCAACTACTTCACCGGCGACGGCTGCCGCCGCGACGCCGACGGGTATTACTGGATCACCGGCCGCGTCGACGACGTCATCAACGTCAGCGGCCACCGCATCGGCACGGCCGAGGTCGAGAGCGCGCTGGTGCTGCATCCCAAGGTCGCCGAAGCGGCCGTGGTCGGCTTCCCGCACGACCTCAAGGGCCAGGGCATCTACGCCTACGTGACCTTGATCGCCGGCGAAGCGCCGAGCGAGGAACTGCGCAAGGAACTGGTCGCCTGGGTGCGCAAGGAAATCGGCCCGATCGCCACGCCCGACCACCTGCAATGGGCGCCGGGCCTGCCGAAGACGCGCTCGGGCAAGATCATGCGCCGCATCCTGCGCAAGATCGCCGAGAACGCGCCGGACCAGCTGGGCGATACCTCGACGCTGGCCGATCCGTCGGTGGTGGAGAGCTTGGTCAACGAGCGCTTGGGCAAGTAA
- a CDS encoding trimeric intracellular cation channel family protein codes for MLLQIIYLIAISAEAMTGALAAGRRRMDLFGVVIIACVTALGGGSLRDIVLGHYPLGWVRHPEYLAYTVGAAFAATFLAKKLHRLRRAFLWLDALGLIAFTLIGCAVAREGGHQPAIVVIAGMLTGAFGGVLRDVLCNEIPLVFQRELYAVISLLTGVAYLVLLRVGVAESVAVLGCLGGGFALRLLAIRYEWEMPKFVYQ; via the coding sequence GTGTTGTTGCAGATCATCTACCTCATCGCCATCAGCGCCGAAGCCATGACCGGCGCGCTCGCCGCCGGCCGCCGGCGCATGGATTTGTTCGGCGTGGTCATCATCGCTTGCGTCACCGCATTGGGCGGCGGCTCGCTGCGCGACATCGTGCTCGGCCACTATCCGCTGGGCTGGGTGCGCCACCCCGAATATCTGGCCTACACCGTCGGTGCGGCGTTCGCGGCGACGTTCCTGGCGAAGAAGCTGCATCGCCTGCGCCGCGCTTTCTTGTGGCTGGACGCGCTCGGCCTCATCGCTTTCACCTTGATCGGCTGCGCGGTGGCGCGCGAAGGCGGCCACCAGCCGGCGATCGTGGTGATCGCCGGCATGCTCACCGGCGCCTTCGGCGGCGTGCTGCGCGATGTGCTGTGCAATGAGATTCCGCTGGTGTTCCAGCGCGAGTTGTACGCGGTGATCTCGCTGCTGACCGGCGTGGCCTATCTGGTCCTGTTGCGCGTGGGCGTGGCCGAAAGCGTCGCCGTGCTGGGCTGCCTGGGCGGCGGCTTCGCGCTGCGCTTGCTGGCGATCCGCTACGAGTGGGAAATGCCCAAATTCGTCTACCAGTGA
- a CDS encoding nitrate/sulfonate/bicarbonate ABC transporter ATP-binding protein, protein MTLHTCLRPLIDVRGLSQHYARAGSEPLRVLDHVDLQLHPGEIVGLLGRSGSGKSTLLRAIAGLIRPSAGEVEFLGTPLSRAPADIAMVFQSFALFPWLTVLQNVELGLEARGVAPAQRRQRALAAIDLIGLDGYESAYPKELSGGMRQRVGLARALVVEPKVLLMDEPFSALDVLTAQTLRGDLLDLWAERRMPIESILMVTHNIEEAVLMCDRILIFGSHPGRVIEEIRVELTQPRDRFDPAFRELVDAIYQRMTGGAQPGAAPRGGLAMELPQVSSNLIAGLIEALAEPPYRGHADLPALAAQLQLEIDELFPIAESLQLLGLAELGDGDLRLSETGARFVALDTDARKHLFARQLAAHVPLAAHIRRVLDERAAHQAPARRFRDELEDHMSPDYAAATLRAVTSWARYAEYFAYDEAADRFSLDNPG, encoded by the coding sequence ATGACCCTGCACACCTGCCTCCGCCCGCTGATCGACGTGCGCGGCCTCAGCCAGCACTACGCCCGCGCCGGCAGCGAACCGCTGCGCGTGCTCGACCACGTCGATCTGCAACTGCATCCCGGCGAAATCGTCGGCCTGCTCGGCCGTTCCGGTTCGGGCAAGTCGACCTTGCTGCGCGCCATCGCCGGCTTGATCCGCCCCAGCGCCGGCGAAGTCGAATTCCTCGGCACGCCGCTGAGCCGCGCGCCGGCCGACATCGCCATGGTGTTCCAAAGCTTCGCCCTGTTCCCGTGGCTGACCGTGCTGCAGAACGTCGAACTGGGCCTGGAAGCGCGCGGCGTCGCGCCCGCGCAGCGGCGCCAGCGCGCGCTCGCGGCGATCGACCTGATCGGCTTGGACGGCTACGAAAGCGCGTATCCGAAGGAGCTTTCCGGCGGCATGCGGCAACGCGTCGGCCTCGCCCGCGCGCTGGTCGTGGAGCCGAAAGTGCTGCTGATGGACGAGCCGTTCTCCGCGCTCGACGTGCTCACCGCGCAGACGCTGCGCGGCGATCTGCTCGACCTGTGGGCCGAGCGCCGCATGCCGATCGAATCGATCCTGATGGTCACCCACAACATCGAGGAAGCGGTGTTGATGTGCGACCGCATCCTGATCTTCGGCTCGCACCCGGGCCGGGTGATCGAGGAGATCCGGGTCGAACTCACGCAGCCGCGCGACCGCTTCGATCCGGCGTTCCGCGAGCTGGTCGATGCGATCTACCAGCGCATGACCGGCGGCGCACAACCCGGCGCGGCGCCGCGCGGCGGTTTGGCGATGGAATTGCCGCAGGTCTCCAGCAACCTCATCGCCGGTTTGATCGAAGCCTTGGCCGAACCGCCGTACCGCGGCCACGCCGATTTGCCGGCGCTGGCGGCGCAGTTGCAGTTGGAGATCGACGAACTGTTCCCCATCGCCGAAAGCCTGCAACTGCTGGGACTGGCCGAACTCGGCGACGGCGACCTGCGCCTGAGCGAGACCGGCGCGCGCTTCGTCGCGCTCGATACCGACGCGCGCAAGCATTTGTTCGCGCGCCAACTGGCCGCGCACGTGCCGCTGGCCGCGCACATCCGCCGGGTGCTGGACGAACGCGCCGCGCATCAGGCGCCGGCGCGGCGCTTCCGCGACGAGTTGGAGGACCACATGTCGCCCGACTACGCGGCCGCGACCCTGCGCGCGGTCACGTCGTGGGCACGCTACGCGGAGTATTTCGCTTACGACGAAGCGGCGGACCGGTTCAGCCTGGACAACCCGGGTTGA
- a CDS encoding RNA polymerase sigma factor, giving the protein MTATDTHRAIDAVWRIESAKLIAGLTRMVRDVGLAEELAQDALIVALEKWPETGVPDNPGAWLMQTAKNRAIDRLRRRKLLDRKHEQIGYELESDQDDAEDKFFDKLDDDIGDDLLRLVFISCHPVLSTEARVALTLRLLGGLTTDEIARAFLASEPTIAQRIVRAKRTLADAQVPFEVPRGEELAERVSSVLEVIYLVFNEGYSATAGDDWMRPNLCEDALRLGRILAGLMPKEPEVFGLVALMEIQASRAKARTGPDGQPILLLDQDRSKWDRLQIQRGLAALERAVQLGGSEGPYVLQSAIAVCHARAATAQDTPWARIAALYQRLAQRTPSPVVELNRAVAVSMAFGPEAALPLVDALMQEPSMKQYHLLPSVRGDLLFKLGRREEARAEFERAAGLTRNGREREFLLGRAAECA; this is encoded by the coding sequence ATGACGGCCACCGACACCCACCGCGCCATCGACGCCGTCTGGCGCATCGAATCGGCCAAGCTCATCGCCGGTCTCACCCGCATGGTCCGCGACGTCGGTCTGGCCGAGGAACTGGCCCAGGACGCGCTGATCGTGGCGCTGGAGAAATGGCCCGAGACCGGCGTGCCCGACAACCCGGGCGCGTGGCTGATGCAGACCGCGAAGAACCGCGCCATCGACCGGCTGCGGCGGCGCAAGCTGCTCGACCGCAAGCACGAGCAGATCGGCTACGAACTCGAATCCGACCAGGACGACGCCGAAGACAAGTTCTTCGACAAGCTCGACGACGACATCGGCGACGACCTGCTACGCCTGGTGTTCATCTCCTGCCACCCGGTGCTGTCCACCGAAGCGCGGGTCGCGCTGACCTTGCGCCTGCTCGGCGGCCTGACCACCGACGAGATCGCGCGCGCCTTCCTCGCCAGCGAACCGACCATCGCCCAGCGCATCGTCCGCGCCAAGCGCACCTTGGCCGACGCGCAGGTGCCGTTCGAGGTGCCGCGCGGCGAGGAGCTGGCCGAGCGCGTGTCCTCGGTGCTGGAAGTGATCTATCTGGTCTTCAACGAAGGCTATTCGGCCACCGCCGGCGACGACTGGATGCGGCCAAACCTGTGCGAGGACGCGCTGCGCCTGGGCCGCATCCTGGCCGGGTTGATGCCGAAGGAACCGGAAGTGTTCGGGCTGGTCGCGCTGATGGAAATCCAGGCCTCGCGCGCGAAGGCGCGCACCGGCCCGGACGGCCAGCCGATCCTGCTGCTCGATCAGGACCGCTCGAAGTGGGACCGCCTGCAGATCCAGCGCGGCCTCGCCGCGTTGGAGCGTGCGGTGCAGCTCGGCGGCTCCGAAGGCCCGTACGTGCTGCAGTCCGCCATCGCCGTTTGCCACGCCCGCGCCGCCACCGCCCAGGACACGCCGTGGGCGCGCATCGCCGCCTTGTACCAGCGGCTGGCCCAGCGCACGCCCTCGCCGGTGGTCGAACTCAACCGCGCGGTCGCGGTGTCGATGGCGTTCGGCCCAGAAGCGGCGCTGCCGCTGGTCGATGCGCTGATGCAGGAGCCGTCGATGAAGCAGTACCACCTGCTGCCGAGCGTGCGCGGCGACCTGCTGTTCAAGCTCGGCCGGCGCGAGGAAGCGCGCGCCGAATTCGAGCGCGCCGCCGGCCTGACCCGCAACGGCCGCGAACGCGAATTCCTGCTCGGCCGCGCCGCCGAGTGCGCCTGA
- a CDS encoding DcaP family trimeric outer membrane transporter: MSSSLLTRGAGERAGIPAAATRPRGRSLLAASVLLALLLPGHALAQTAKEKELEARVAELERMVQQLVSQQQQVQTQVAEVKTAQAAAPAVAAAPAKNPIQSTTISPSANPGTRFSYGGFIKLDASVTSTDGGDIADGSVGRLFYVPKAIPVGAKATREGGSDTDMGANFSRFWFAADTDLDSGDKLKGYLEFDLFGGGSTAFTGNEIATNTYALTLRHAYVTWNKWLAGQTWSNFQDANALPDTVDFLGPTEGTVFVRQAQLRYTSGPWSFSVENPETVYTPFRGNMAQVAGDDGAVPDVTARYTAKGEWGHFSVGALARQLKYQAGRVNDSSTGYGLSVSGKWNLGASDDLRYMVTAGSGIGRYVGLALNNDAVLDGNGELENIDLVAGFVGWRHVFSPKLRGNVFYSRAQYDNKTALTGLGITKSAQSAHVNLIYTPIPKLDIGAEYIWGEREIETGEKGELNRLQTHVKYSF, encoded by the coding sequence ATGTCGTCTAGCCTGCTTACACGCGGCGCGGGGGAGCGCGCCGGTATCCCGGCCGCGGCGACGCGGCCGCGCGGCCGCTCGCTGCTGGCCGCCTCGGTGCTGCTCGCGCTGCTGCTGCCCGGCCACGCCCTGGCCCAGACCGCCAAGGAAAAAGAGCTGGAAGCGCGCGTGGCCGAACTGGAGCGCATGGTCCAGCAACTGGTCTCGCAGCAACAGCAAGTCCAGACCCAGGTCGCCGAGGTCAAGACCGCACAGGCCGCCGCGCCCGCGGTGGCGGCGGCGCCGGCCAAGAATCCGATCCAATCGACCACGATCAGTCCCTCGGCCAATCCGGGCACGCGTTTCAGCTACGGCGGCTTCATCAAGCTCGACGCCTCGGTCACCTCGACCGACGGCGGCGACATCGCCGACGGCTCGGTCGGCCGCTTGTTCTACGTGCCCAAGGCCATTCCGGTCGGCGCCAAGGCCACCCGCGAAGGCGGCAGCGACACCGACATGGGCGCGAACTTCTCGCGCTTCTGGTTCGCCGCCGACACCGACCTGGACAGCGGCGACAAGCTCAAGGGCTATCTGGAATTCGATCTGTTCGGCGGCGGTTCCACCGCGTTCACCGGCAACGAGATCGCCACCAACACTTACGCGCTGACCTTGCGCCACGCTTACGTGACCTGGAACAAGTGGCTGGCCGGCCAGACCTGGTCGAACTTCCAGGACGCCAACGCGCTGCCGGACACGGTCGATTTCCTCGGCCCCACCGAGGGCACGGTGTTCGTGCGGCAAGCGCAGTTGCGCTACACCAGCGGGCCGTGGTCGTTCTCGGTGGAAAACCCGGAGACCGTCTACACGCCGTTCCGCGGCAACATGGCGCAGGTCGCCGGCGACGACGGCGCGGTGCCGGACGTGACCGCGCGCTACACCGCCAAGGGCGAGTGGGGCCATTTCAGCGTCGGCGCCTTGGCGCGGCAGCTGAAGTATCAAGCCGGCCGGGTCAACGACAGCAGCACCGGCTACGGCCTGAGCGTGTCGGGCAAGTGGAACCTCGGCGCCAGCGACGACCTGCGCTACATGGTGACCGCCGGCAGCGGCATCGGCCGTTATGTCGGTCTGGCGCTCAACAACGACGCGGTGCTCGACGGCAACGGCGAGTTGGAGAACATCGATCTGGTCGCCGGCTTCGTCGGCTGGCGGCACGTGTTCAGTCCGAAGCTGCGCGGCAACGTGTTCTATTCGCGGGCGCAGTACGACAACAAGACCGCGCTGACCGGGCTGGGCATCACCAAGTCGGCGCAGTCCGCGCACGTCAACCTGATCTACACGCCGATTCCCAAGCTCGACATCGGCGCGGAGTACATCTGGGGCGAGCGCGAGATCGAGACCGGCGAGAAAGGCGAGTTGAACCGGTTGCAGACGCATGTGAAGTACAGCTTCTGA
- a CDS encoding uracil-DNA glycosylase family protein produces MPSLPPLLHAIRACTLCAAHLPHGVRPVLQASAAARLLIAGQAPGRKVHESGIPFDDASGERLRDWLGVDRETFYDAARVAIVPMGFCYPGKGKSGDLPPRPECAPAWQARLLPQLRGVRMTLAVGQYAQAWHLPGAASLTQAVAAWRERWPRLVALPHPSPRNNLWLKRNPWFERELVPALREQVARALAE; encoded by the coding sequence ATGCCCTCCCTCCCGCCCCTCCTCCACGCCATCCGCGCCTGCACCCTGTGCGCCGCGCACCTGCCGCACGGCGTGCGGCCGGTGCTGCAAGCCAGCGCCGCCGCGCGGCTGTTGATCGCGGGGCAGGCGCCGGGGCGCAAGGTGCACGAGTCGGGGATTCCGTTCGACGACGCCAGCGGCGAGCGGTTGCGCGATTGGCTCGGGGTGGATCGCGAAACCTTCTACGACGCCGCGCGCGTGGCGATCGTGCCGATGGGGTTTTGCTATCCCGGCAAGGGCAAGTCCGGCGATCTGCCGCCGCGGCCCGAATGCGCGCCCGCGTGGCAGGCGCGCCTGTTGCCGCAATTGCGCGGCGTGCGCATGACCCTGGCCGTCGGCCAATACGCGCAGGCCTGGCATCTGCCGGGCGCGGCCTCGCTCACCCAAGCGGTGGCCGCGTGGCGCGAACGATGGCCGCGCTTGGTCGCGCTGCCGCATCCCAGCCCGCGCAACAACCTGTGGCTCAAGCGCAATCCGTGGTTCGAGCGCGAACTGGTGCCGGCGCTGCGCGAGCAAGTCGCGCGAGCGCTGGCCGAATGA
- a CDS encoding MgtC/SapB family protein has translation MRFLHTFQLLPFLDTVASLLAAFVLGTLIGAERQYRQRTAGLRTNVLVAVGAAAFVDLGMRLAGSVEAVRVISYVVSGIGFLGAGVIMKEGMNVRGLNTAATLWCSAAVGACTGADMIAEGALLTAFVIAGNTLLRPLVNAINRVPIDERVSEATYEVRLSAAPESAPAAREWLVDHLEAANYPVGDVDVDEHGETTTEIVATLVSTAVVAAELDAVVERLRRLPGVMHATWESSTRD, from the coding sequence ATGCGCTTCCTGCACACCTTCCAACTGCTGCCGTTCCTCGACACCGTCGCCAGCCTGCTGGCCGCGTTCGTGCTGGGCACCTTGATCGGCGCCGAGCGCCAGTACCGCCAGCGCACCGCGGGCCTGCGCACCAACGTGCTGGTCGCGGTCGGCGCGGCCGCGTTCGTCGATCTGGGCATGCGCTTGGCCGGCAGCGTCGAGGCGGTGCGGGTGATCTCCTATGTGGTGTCCGGCATCGGTTTCCTCGGCGCCGGCGTGATTATGAAGGAAGGCATGAACGTGCGCGGCCTCAACACCGCGGCGACGCTGTGGTGCTCGGCCGCGGTCGGCGCCTGCACCGGCGCCGACATGATCGCCGAGGGCGCGCTGCTGACCGCGTTCGTGATCGCCGGCAACACCTTGCTGCGGCCGCTGGTCAACGCGATCAACCGGGTTCCGATCGACGAACGCGTGTCGGAAGCGACCTATGAGGTGCGCCTGAGCGCCGCACCGGAGTCGGCGCCGGCGGCGCGCGAGTGGCTGGTCGATCATCTGGAGGCGGCGAATTATCCCGTCGGCGATGTCGACGTGGACGAGCACGGCGAGACCACGACCGAGATCGTCGCGACCTTGGTCAGCACCGCGGTGGTGGCGGCGGAATTGGACGCGGTGGTGGAGCGATTGCGGCGCTTGCCGGGGGTGATGCATGCGACCTGGGAGTCGAGCACGCGCGATTGA
- a CDS encoding VOC family protein — MQLNTYLSFNGDCKQAFETYQKILGGKIHALMPFGDNPGCEHLSETERSKIMHGCYELDGFMLMGTDATEAYPYQSVKGAHVTLSLNDPEHAARIFKALAEGGRIEMPLQETFWALAYGILTDRFGVPWMVNCVQAMGCVEGEEHGQAAA; from the coding sequence ATGCAACTCAACACCTACCTGTCCTTCAACGGCGATTGCAAGCAAGCCTTCGAGACCTACCAGAAGATCCTCGGCGGCAAGATCCACGCGTTGATGCCGTTCGGCGACAACCCGGGCTGCGAGCACCTCAGCGAGACCGAGCGCAGCAAGATCATGCACGGCTGCTACGAGCTCGACGGCTTCATGCTGATGGGCACCGACGCCACCGAGGCCTATCCCTACCAGAGCGTGAAAGGCGCGCACGTCACCTTGAGCCTCAACGACCCGGAACACGCCGCGCGCATCTTCAAGGCGCTGGCCGAGGGCGGCCGGATCGAAATGCCGCTGCAGGAAACCTTCTGGGCGCTGGCCTACGGCATCCTCACCGACCGTTTCGGCGTGCCGTGGATGGTCAATTGCGTGCAGGCGATGGGCTGCGTGGAAGGCGAGGAACACGGTCAGGCCGCCGCCTGA